A window of the Thermoanaerobaculales bacterium genome harbors these coding sequences:
- a CDS encoding DUF6029 family protein has product MSRLVIAALLLVMAAAPVRGEDGDDGGAEDRSYRLFGTWNVTWEDNQTAEDDPGGEAYQKLKSLLNLNLLWWRMSAGVQLEYLDYSDPELVDPGDLDRLREGFELRKYWIEYLSDPFDARLGTFFTSFGHGMTLYVQKNDVVGFDEPIHGGTATLSLGRLELTALGGEVSEPLLSNRFGREFEDNLWGSTARIELPADLYIGGSVVGAELQSIYPDQDDDEVDVWAVEAGGVELGGVLDVHAEWSEIEQTERGRTEDGHGGYLALSSTMGPVTLLGEYKDYWNFAYRYNNPPTAGSTLEQYAHDDVKGPRLMVSGDILRTGTRLYGSYGDFNTHRDEGSLGGTEGDQQLEWYAGLEETAGPLYLEASYFSRDWKDRGVTEEHIIADVHIATLGGRGDVSFGYDSRLEDLGHATSDLDRTYLGFSLSPYGSVTARYARDDKSSVGTEDFWGGEVEFFPIRDITIGLFIGSDPGGLVCSGGQCRIEPPFDGMRARFAWRF; this is encoded by the coding sequence ATGAGTAGGCTCGTCATCGCGGCGCTGCTGCTGGTGATGGCAGCGGCGCCGGTCCGGGGGGAGGACGGGGATGACGGCGGCGCCGAGGACAGGAGCTACCGCCTCTTCGGCACCTGGAACGTCACCTGGGAGGACAACCAGACCGCAGAGGACGATCCCGGCGGCGAGGCCTACCAGAAGCTCAAGAGCCTTCTCAACCTCAACCTGCTGTGGTGGAGGATGTCGGCGGGCGTCCAGCTCGAGTACCTCGACTACTCGGATCCCGAGCTGGTCGACCCCGGCGACCTCGACCGGCTGCGCGAGGGGTTCGAGCTGCGCAAGTACTGGATCGAGTACCTGAGCGACCCGTTCGACGCCCGGCTCGGCACCTTCTTCACCTCCTTCGGCCACGGCATGACGCTGTACGTGCAGAAGAACGACGTCGTCGGCTTCGACGAGCCGATCCACGGCGGAACGGCGACCCTGAGCCTCGGCAGGCTCGAGCTGACCGCCCTCGGCGGCGAAGTTTCCGAGCCGCTGCTGTCAAACCGCTTCGGCCGCGAGTTCGAGGACAACCTGTGGGGCTCGACGGCGCGCATCGAGCTGCCGGCGGACCTCTACATCGGCGGCTCGGTGGTCGGCGCCGAGCTGCAGAGCATCTACCCCGATCAGGACGACGACGAGGTCGACGTCTGGGCGGTGGAGGCGGGCGGGGTCGAGCTCGGCGGCGTGCTCGATGTCCACGCCGAGTGGTCCGAGATCGAGCAGACCGAGCGCGGCCGCACCGAGGACGGCCACGGCGGCTACCTGGCCCTGTCCTCGACCATGGGCCCGGTGACCCTGCTCGGCGAGTACAAGGACTACTGGAACTTCGCGTACCGCTACAACAACCCGCCGACCGCCGGCTCGACGCTCGAGCAGTACGCCCACGACGACGTCAAGGGGCCGCGGCTGATGGTGAGCGGCGACATCCTGAGGACCGGCACCCGGCTGTACGGCAGCTACGGCGACTTCAACACCCACAGGGACGAGGGCTCGCTCGGCGGGACCGAGGGCGACCAGCAGCTCGAGTGGTACGCCGGCCTCGAGGAGACGGCAGGGCCGCTCTACCTGGAGGCGAGCTACTTCAGCCGCGACTGGAAGGACCGTGGGGTCACCGAGGAGCACATCATCGCGGACGTCCACATCGCCACCCTCGGCGGCCGGGGCGACGTCAGCTTCGGCTACGACTCGCGCCTGGAGGACCTCGGCCACGCGACCTCTGACCTCGACCGCACGTATCTCGGCTTCTCGCTGTCGCCGTACGGGTCGGTGACGGCGCGCTACGCCCGCGACGACAAGAGCAGCGTGGGCACCGAGGACTTCTGGGGCGGCGAGGTCGAGTTCTTCCCGATCCGCGACATCACCATCGGCCTGTTCATCGGCAGCGATCCCGGAGGGCTCGTCTGCTCCGGCGGGCAGTGCCGGATCGAGCCGCCCTTCGACGGCATGCGCGCCCGTTTCGCGTGGCGTTTCTAA
- a CDS encoding tyrosine-protein phosphatase, with amino-acid sequence MPDHDALDAPVRSRGPTGSHRTPGRRLVRRGAMLAGGLAFAVLVLWMANDGRVLEVIPGQVVRSGRLDQGELRQLIESTGVRTVVSLTGSGPENDWVGAERELCAALGVHHATLPFSVDEWPGRPRVEQVIHLLDEAERPLLFHCLRGVDRSGWASAVALLLADAPLDEALRQLSPRSGHVCDRSACPLHRFFASYAAHLAATGLPEGAASFRQWAAGSYCPEAYNAELELLTELPASATAGETLRLAVRVTNRGADSWRMTDSQTSGVRLGARLIGPVAVPPADPVAVFRTPGGPAADVARAGLEAGVMPPGSRRDFELRLRAPRRAGRYLLQIDMVDERVHWFSDLGWPGLIRSLEVVPGAAGTPTAPPG; translated from the coding sequence ATGCCCGACCACGACGCCCTCGACGCGCCCGTCCGCAGCCGCGGCCCCACCGGGTCCCACCGGACCCCGGGCCGGCGCCTGGTGCGGCGCGGCGCGATGCTCGCCGGCGGGCTCGCTTTCGCCGTCCTGGTGCTCTGGATGGCGAACGACGGCCGCGTGCTCGAGGTGATTCCCGGCCAGGTGGTCCGCTCCGGCCGGCTCGACCAGGGCGAGCTGCGCCAGCTGATCGAAAGCACCGGCGTGCGGACCGTGGTGAGCCTCACCGGCAGCGGCCCCGAGAACGACTGGGTGGGTGCCGAGCGGGAGCTGTGCGCCGCGCTCGGCGTGCATCACGCGACCCTCCCGTTCAGCGTCGACGAGTGGCCCGGCCGGCCGCGGGTCGAGCAGGTGATCCACCTCCTCGACGAGGCCGAGCGTCCGCTCCTCTTCCACTGCCTGCGGGGGGTCGATCGCTCGGGGTGGGCGTCGGCGGTGGCCCTGCTCCTCGCCGACGCCCCGCTCGACGAGGCGCTACGCCAGCTGTCCCCGCGCAGCGGCCACGTCTGCGACCGCTCCGCCTGCCCGCTCCACCGCTTCTTTGCCTCCTACGCCGCCCATCTCGCCGCCACCGGCCTCCCCGAGGGTGCGGCGTCGTTCCGGCAGTGGGCAGCCGGCTCCTACTGCCCGGAGGCCTACAATGCGGAGCTCGAGCTGCTGACCGAGCTCCCGGCGTCGGCCACGGCCGGCGAGACGCTGCGGCTCGCCGTTCGCGTCACCAACCGCGGCGCCGACTCCTGGCGCATGACCGACAGCCAGACCAGCGGCGTGCGCCTCGGAGCGCGGTTGATCGGGCCCGTCGCGGTGCCGCCCGCCGACCCGGTCGCGGTGTTCCGAACTCCGGGCGGGCCTGCGGCCGACGTCGCGCGCGCCGGCCTCGAGGCCGGGGTGATGCCGCCAGGCAGCCGCCGCGACTTCGAGCTGCGGCTGCGGGCGCCCCGCCGGGCGGGCCGCTACCTGCTCCAGATCGACATGGTCGACGAGCGCGTCCACTGGTTCTCGGACCTGGGCTGGCCGGGTCTCATCCGCTCGCTCGAGGTCGTCCCCGGCGCGGCAGGAACGCCTACGGCGCCCCCGGGATGA
- a CDS encoding DUF3108 domain-containing protein: MARERSDTGPRKVALAALAGAAVAFALAAAPLEEREPMAPPPFPLEELLTFQVSYLGIHCGAMTLTSYADLQDGARIHRIEMAARTSKFFDGVYRVRVRIDSEYSAERGSSLSYHQYGREKNELKDELWQVDFASGEVRRTRGGKTKAFPLPDGGVVDPLTFLYRMRVLLSDSGQKATLAMMTSSGALDTVAEVVQKRAVKTAFGKRDVLVVVPRPEDDELFSRKGTMEIWFGADEARLPYRVEFDLPFGKLVARLEKVETRAGARDLLAGGDG; the protein is encoded by the coding sequence ATGGCACGCGAGCGCTCTGACACGGGACCGAGGAAGGTGGCGCTGGCAGCGCTCGCCGGTGCCGCGGTGGCATTCGCCCTGGCGGCCGCCCCGCTCGAAGAGCGCGAGCCGATGGCGCCACCGCCGTTCCCGTTGGAAGAGCTCCTGACCTTCCAGGTCAGCTACCTCGGGATCCACTGCGGGGCGATGACCCTGACCAGCTATGCCGACCTGCAGGACGGGGCCCGGATCCACCGCATCGAGATGGCGGCGCGGACCTCCAAGTTCTTCGACGGCGTCTACCGGGTCCGCGTTCGCATCGACTCGGAGTACAGCGCCGAGCGCGGATCGTCGCTGAGCTACCACCAGTACGGCCGGGAGAAGAACGAGCTCAAGGACGAGCTCTGGCAGGTGGACTTCGCGTCGGGCGAGGTCCGGCGGACCCGCGGCGGCAAGACCAAGGCGTTCCCCCTGCCCGATGGCGGGGTGGTCGACCCACTCACCTTCCTGTACCGCATGCGGGTGCTGCTGTCGGACTCCGGCCAGAAGGCCACCCTGGCGATGATGACCAGCAGCGGCGCCCTCGACACCGTCGCCGAGGTGGTGCAGAAGCGCGCCGTCAAGACGGCCTTCGGGAAGCGGGACGTCCTGGTCGTCGTGCCGCGCCCGGAGGACGACGAGCTGTTCTCGAGGAAGGGCACGATGGAGATCTGGTTCGGCGCCGACGAAGCGCGGCTGCCCTACCGGGTGGAGTTCGACCTCCCTTTCGGAAAGCTGGTGGCGCGGCTGGAAAAGGTCGAGACCCGCGCCGGCGCGCGCGACCTGCTGGCTGGCGGGGACGGCTGA
- a CDS encoding metallophosphoesterase → MILTAGAAASPGSAAGAAPGPQRIVAVGDVHGDLDGLVSILEEAGIADATGRWVGGGATLVQLGDLLDRGTRLREVLDLLMRLEAEAPRAGGRVIVLLGNHEAMNLFGITRDVNRDAWAAFAGEHGEQRRAAALAAFRELWVRRMTEVGRDPTFTDEAAAQWLAMHPPGFVEYSEAFGPSGRYGAWLRRRPLAVILGETLFVHGGYGPALEGTSVDEINRRAAAELASFDATRSWMVSEGLALPWSSAEELVGEAQRELDWIAAQEPGTVPPERVARATRLALNWGSGCLMGPDGPVWFRSLATWDELEHGAQVDRLLDGLGVARQVVGHNPQPDGRIRSRFSGRVLLIDTGMLAAVYGGRPAALEIVGDTLTAIYPGERHALAPQPRCSPAAATATPAAAFTPGM, encoded by the coding sequence GTGATCCTCACGGCGGGTGCGGCGGCGTCCCCGGGCTCCGCCGCCGGCGCTGCCCCGGGGCCGCAGCGGATCGTCGCTGTCGGCGATGTCCACGGCGACCTCGACGGCCTGGTCTCGATCCTCGAGGAGGCGGGAATCGCGGACGCGACCGGGCGCTGGGTGGGCGGCGGCGCGACCCTGGTTCAGCTCGGCGACCTGCTCGACCGCGGCACGCGGCTGCGCGAGGTGCTCGACCTGCTGATGCGGCTCGAGGCCGAGGCGCCGCGCGCCGGAGGCCGGGTCATCGTCCTGCTCGGCAACCACGAGGCGATGAACCTGTTCGGCATCACCCGCGACGTCAACCGCGACGCCTGGGCCGCCTTCGCCGGCGAGCACGGCGAGCAGCGTCGGGCCGCCGCGCTGGCCGCGTTCCGCGAGCTGTGGGTGCGCAGGATGACCGAGGTCGGTCGCGATCCGACGTTCACCGATGAGGCGGCCGCGCAGTGGCTGGCGATGCACCCCCCCGGCTTCGTCGAGTACAGCGAGGCGTTCGGGCCGAGCGGGCGCTACGGCGCATGGCTGCGGCGGCGGCCGCTGGCGGTGATTCTCGGCGAGACCCTGTTCGTCCACGGCGGCTACGGTCCCGCGCTCGAGGGCACCAGCGTCGACGAGATCAACCGTCGGGCCGCGGCCGAGCTCGCCAGCTTCGACGCGACCCGATCGTGGATGGTCTCTGAAGGCCTCGCCCTGCCCTGGAGCTCGGCGGAGGAGCTCGTCGGCGAGGCCCAGCGTGAGCTCGACTGGATCGCAGCCCAGGAGCCCGGCACGGTGCCGCCGGAGCGGGTAGCGCGAGCCACCCGCCTGGCTCTGAACTGGGGCAGCGGGTGCCTGATGGGCCCCGACGGTCCGGTCTGGTTCCGTTCGCTCGCCACCTGGGACGAGCTCGAGCACGGGGCGCAGGTCGACCGGCTGCTCGACGGCCTCGGCGTCGCCCGTCAGGTCGTGGGCCACAACCCGCAGCCGGATGGCCGCATCCGCTCCCGCTTCTCGGGCCGGGTGCTGCTCATCGACACCGGGATGCTGGCCGCGGTCTACGGCGGCCGACCGGCCGCGCTCGAGATCGTGGGCGATACGTTGACCGCGATCTACCCCGGAGAGCGGCACGCTCTCGCGCCGCAGCCCCGGTGCTCGCCGGCAGCCGCGACCGCGACCCCGGCGGCAGCGTTCACGCCCGGGATGTGA
- a CDS encoding Npt1/Npt2 family nucleotide transporter → MAADAPLPGHQPPTLHAGAAGELEVISPLLRRLTTGSAFGIRPGEGVTAWLLFLYFFLLATIHSIGESVRDSTYIASLGATQLPFAYLAVAIISFPVLILYAHCAGRFSQRLLIVSWVFIHALALITFYWLFNLQSAWVPVAFYVWTAIAFGIGLSQYWSYANHRLDPRQARRLFAFIGAGGLLGAVPGGQIASLVSLAVSTRAALLAAAGLSLLVVVIVALLERVRPLNGPAHRRHGTLEEIRSARSGLHALQGSRLLVLIAALMFIATAVNQIVDLQFKWAVEAAAGTGGLERLTTVFGNFYSVMGLLAFLFQIFFTQRIHRRLGVAVGLRVLPTSVAVSTGLLLLAYGPVALAPLAAAYILKLSETGFRLSVEQSSRELLFMPVPSPLRLQAKAFIDLFVQRVGRGATALLLLPVAYHVVGPVQIGWATLSLVVIWLWVTAMARREYVLAFRDGLRSGLMDEMPAVDPGDVTTITTLVEALGSADSRQVLHSLELLAVSGQHRLVPPVLLYHDSPQVRRRTLGIMAAAGRSEAIPLVERAIADSDLEVRTAAIQALVALKGGDAVATVLPKLDDPDPRTRAAVVASLAGASDPAIAARAEAVLNELAASPDPATRIEAARAVAEIREPVAAASVVQLLYDSNRTVVQEAIAAVQARLERDGPNPLYVPIMISLMADRRLRKLARDAVVAHGERAISALVLFMNAEDEQIGVRRAVPMTIARINSPAAVTSLVDAVSSADPLIRRNVIEALAFLRTRHPEIHIRTDTVAREIRRDALVYLRSLADLWAVSSWHEARFDGPFVQWQSASRVPTLLQQVLAQRMTTAVENIFRLLKLIHPARDVEATFRSLGSGQQGLRATALEYLDNSLTGGVRRDVFAVIDDAPVEDKLRRAAQLFDIITETPEQTLGRLLDPDAAADPRGMIAFAAVHTVYTERIPEYYRTVRDLGLRTTNPILRETAEWVAAKLGLQKEPGASPIADGAAPGGPANMKKMALIEKVVLLQGVDLFAACNAEQVLQLASIATEISFGAGGIVYQRHEPPDALYCIVDGKVDLSSGDGEPLRRGAGETFGVIDILRGQLRSRDATAAATTRALAIEADDFFDLLATNIEIVRALFRQLTHATAEVPAGLQ, encoded by the coding sequence GTGGCCGCTGACGCCCCGCTCCCGGGGCACCAGCCGCCAACGCTGCACGCCGGCGCGGCGGGCGAGCTCGAGGTCATCTCGCCCCTGCTCCGCCGGCTGACCACGGGCTCGGCCTTCGGGATCCGCCCCGGCGAAGGCGTCACCGCCTGGCTCCTGTTCCTCTACTTCTTCCTGCTCGCCACCATCCACTCGATCGGCGAGAGCGTTCGCGACTCCACCTACATCGCGTCGCTGGGGGCGACCCAGCTCCCCTTCGCCTATCTCGCGGTGGCGATCATCTCGTTCCCCGTCCTGATCCTGTACGCCCACTGCGCCGGCCGCTTCTCGCAGCGGCTCTTGATCGTGTCGTGGGTCTTCATCCACGCCCTCGCCCTGATCACGTTCTACTGGCTGTTCAACCTCCAATCCGCCTGGGTCCCGGTCGCGTTCTACGTGTGGACGGCGATCGCCTTCGGAATCGGCCTCAGCCAGTACTGGTCGTACGCCAACCACCGCCTCGATCCTCGCCAGGCCCGCCGGCTGTTCGCGTTCATCGGCGCGGGGGGCCTGCTCGGCGCGGTGCCGGGCGGCCAGATCGCCAGCCTGGTGAGCCTCGCGGTCAGCACCAGGGCCGCCCTGCTCGCCGCGGCCGGCCTCTCGCTCCTCGTGGTCGTGATCGTGGCGCTGCTGGAGCGCGTTCGCCCCTTGAACGGCCCGGCGCACCGGCGCCACGGCACGCTGGAGGAGATCCGCAGCGCCCGCAGCGGGCTGCACGCGCTGCAGGGGTCACGGTTGCTCGTGCTGATCGCCGCCCTGATGTTCATCGCGACAGCCGTCAACCAGATCGTGGACCTGCAGTTCAAGTGGGCGGTCGAGGCCGCCGCCGGGACCGGCGGCCTCGAGCGGCTGACCACCGTCTTCGGCAACTTCTACAGCGTCATGGGCCTGCTCGCCTTCCTCTTCCAGATCTTCTTCACCCAGCGCATCCACCGCCGCCTCGGCGTCGCCGTGGGGTTGCGCGTGCTGCCGACGTCGGTCGCGGTGTCGACCGGCCTGCTGCTGCTCGCGTACGGGCCGGTGGCGCTCGCACCCCTGGCGGCCGCCTACATCCTGAAGCTCTCCGAGACCGGCTTCCGTCTCTCGGTCGAGCAGTCGAGCCGCGAGCTGCTGTTCATGCCGGTGCCGTCCCCGCTGCGCCTCCAGGCCAAGGCCTTCATCGACCTGTTCGTGCAGCGGGTGGGCCGCGGCGCCACCGCCCTCCTGCTGCTGCCCGTGGCCTACCACGTCGTCGGCCCGGTGCAGATCGGCTGGGCGACCTTGTCCCTGGTCGTGATCTGGCTGTGGGTCACAGCCATGGCCCGCCGCGAGTACGTCCTCGCCTTCCGGGACGGACTGCGCTCCGGCCTGATGGACGAGATGCCGGCGGTCGACCCGGGTGACGTCACCACCATCACCACCCTGGTGGAGGCCCTCGGCAGCGCCGACTCCCGCCAGGTGCTGCACAGCCTCGAGCTGCTCGCCGTCAGCGGCCAGCACCGGCTGGTGCCGCCGGTGCTGCTCTACCACGACAGCCCGCAGGTGCGCCGCCGGACGCTCGGGATCATGGCCGCCGCGGGTCGCAGCGAGGCGATACCGCTCGTCGAGCGCGCGATCGCAGACTCCGACCTCGAGGTCCGCACCGCCGCCATCCAGGCCCTCGTCGCCCTCAAGGGTGGGGACGCCGTCGCGACCGTGCTGCCCAAGCTCGACGACCCCGACCCGAGGACCCGTGCCGCAGTGGTGGCATCGCTCGCCGGCGCGAGCGACCCCGCGATCGCCGCCCGCGCGGAGGCGGTCCTCAACGAGCTCGCCGCCTCGCCGGACCCGGCGACCAGGATCGAGGCCGCCCGCGCCGTGGCCGAGATCCGCGAGCCGGTGGCCGCAGCCTCCGTGGTCCAGCTCCTGTACGACTCCAACCGTACAGTGGTCCAGGAGGCGATCGCCGCCGTCCAGGCGCGACTGGAGCGCGACGGGCCCAACCCGCTCTACGTGCCGATCATGATCTCTCTGATGGCCGACCGCCGGCTCCGCAAGCTCGCGCGCGACGCCGTCGTCGCCCACGGCGAACGCGCCATCTCGGCGCTGGTGCTGTTCATGAACGCCGAGGACGAGCAGATCGGGGTCCGCCGGGCGGTGCCGATGACGATCGCGAGGATCAACTCCCCGGCCGCGGTCACCAGCCTGGTCGACGCCGTGTCCTCCGCTGATCCGTTGATCCGGAGGAACGTCATCGAGGCGCTCGCCTTCCTGCGCACGCGCCACCCCGAGATCCACATCAGGACCGACACCGTCGCCCGCGAGATCCGGCGCGACGCCCTGGTCTACCTGCGGAGCCTGGCCGACCTGTGGGCCGTCTCGTCGTGGCACGAGGCGCGCTTCGACGGGCCTTTCGTGCAGTGGCAGAGCGCCTCCCGCGTCCCGACCCTGCTCCAGCAAGTGCTCGCCCAGCGGATGACCACCGCGGTCGAGAACATCTTCAGGCTGCTCAAGCTGATCCATCCCGCCCGCGACGTCGAGGCCACCTTCCGCAGCCTCGGCAGCGGCCAGCAGGGGCTGCGGGCCACCGCCCTGGAGTACCTCGACAACTCACTCACCGGCGGGGTGCGCCGCGATGTCTTTGCGGTCATCGACGACGCGCCGGTCGAGGACAAGCTGCGCCGCGCCGCCCAGCTGTTCGACATCATCACCGAGACGCCCGAGCAGACCCTCGGGCGCCTGCTCGATCCGGACGCCGCCGCCGATCCTCGCGGTATGATCGCGTTTGCCGCCGTCCACACCGTCTACACCGAGCGGATCCCCGAGTACTACCGGACGGTCCGCGACCTCGGCCTTCGGACCACGAACCCGATCCTCCGCGAAACCGCGGAATGGGTCGCCGCCAAGCTCGGTTTGCAGAAGGAGCCGGGAGCTTCCCCAATCGCCGACGGTGCTGCGCCTGGAGGGCCGGCCAACATGAAGAAGATGGCGCTCATCGAGAAGGTGGTCCTGCTGCAGGGCGTGGACCTGTTCGCCGCCTGCAACGCCGAGCAGGTGCTCCAGCTCGCCTCGATCGCGACCGAGATCTCGTTCGGCGCCGGCGGCATCGTCTACCAGCGCCACGAGCCGCCCGACGCCCTCTACTGCATCGTCGACGGGAAGGTCGACCTGTCGAGCGGCGATGGCGAGCCGCTGCGCCGCGGCGCGGGCGAGACCTTCGGCGTCATCGACATCCTGCGCGGCCAGCTCCGGTCGCGGGACGCCACGGCAGCCGCCACAACCCGCGCGCTGGCGATCGAGGCCGACGACTTCTTCGACCTCCTCGCCACCAACATCGAGATCGTGCGCGCCCTCTTCCGCCAGCTCACCCACGCCACCGCCGAAGTGCCGGCCGGGCTCCAGTGA
- a CDS encoding tetratricopeptide repeat protein: MSSLPTVSLAAAGRILATLALAVPCAAARPAGVAPVDDDVAGGGAVERHCAAELQSAFDALDAGDAARALDHYRAAVGMATTDALRFQALLGLGSTYAALQRYDEAVAALKRARSLAPESADAWYTLGSVYAAAGRTDDALRALGEAARLQPGHAAAHTDLCLLLSRLGRHADAAASCRSAVEADATRVPAWIGLGVATYQLGDYEASSAAFGEALRRQADSGRACYGLGLSRLFAGDRDGAVAQYLRLKELDPALARDLYLRIFP, encoded by the coding sequence GTGAGTTCCCTGCCGACCGTGTCGCTTGCCGCGGCTGGCCGCATCCTGGCCACGCTGGCGCTGGCCGTGCCCTGCGCTGCGGCTCGACCGGCGGGAGTGGCGCCGGTGGATGACGACGTCGCGGGCGGCGGCGCGGTGGAGCGGCACTGCGCCGCCGAGCTGCAGTCGGCCTTCGATGCCCTCGACGCTGGTGACGCCGCGCGAGCCCTCGACCACTACCGGGCCGCAGTCGGCATGGCCACGACCGATGCCCTGCGCTTTCAGGCGCTGCTCGGCCTGGGCTCGACGTACGCGGCGCTGCAGCGCTACGACGAGGCCGTGGCGGCGCTCAAGCGCGCCCGCAGCCTCGCGCCCGAGAGCGCCGATGCCTGGTACACGTTGGGATCGGTCTACGCGGCGGCCGGGCGGACCGACGACGCGCTGCGGGCGCTGGGCGAGGCGGCACGCCTGCAGCCCGGCCACGCCGCGGCGCACACCGACCTCTGCCTGCTGCTTTCCCGGCTCGGCCGGCATGCCGACGCGGCCGCTTCCTGCAGGAGCGCGGTCGAGGCGGACGCCACTCGGGTGCCGGCGTGGATCGGGCTCGGCGTGGCCACCTACCAGCTCGGCGATTACGAGGCGTCGTCGGCGGCGTTCGGCGAGGCGCTCCGGCGCCAGGCCGACAGCGGCCGTGCGTGCTACGGCCTCGGCCTTTCCCGCCTGTTCGCCGGCGACCGGGACGGCGCCGTGGCCCAGTACCTGCGGCTCAAGGAGCTGGACCCGGCGCTGGCGCGCGACCTCTACCTGAGGATCTTCCCGTGA